The Sylvia atricapilla isolate bSylAtr1 chromosome 10, bSylAtr1.pri, whole genome shotgun sequence genome contains a region encoding:
- the OTOS gene encoding otospiralin codes for MTFTGLLFFCMLLNMLTDARSIQEGDDPYREAAALPYWPFSSNDFWSYVEYFRTLGAYNRINDMARAFFAQFPFGSHLGYHVRDQEH; via the exons ATGACATTTACTGGcttacttttcttttgtatGCTGCTGAACATGCTAACAG ATGCCCGATCCATCCAGGAGGGAGATG ATCCCTACCGGGAAGCTGCAGCCTTGCCATACTGGCCCTTCTCATCCAATGATTTCTGGTCCTATGTGGAATATTTCCGGACCTTGGGAGCCTACAACAGGATCAATGACATGGCCAGAGCCTTCTTTGCCCAGTTCCCCTTTGGGAGCCACCTTGGCTACCATGTGCGTGACCAGGAGCACTGA
- the COPS9 gene encoding COP9 signalosome complex subunit 9, with the protein MARGSAPAAEVTREGAAMKPAVDEMFPEGAGPYVDLDEAGGSTGLLMDLAANEKAVHADFFNDFEDLFDDDDIQ; encoded by the exons ATGGCTCGCGGCTCCGCTCCGGCGGCGGAAGTGACGCGCGAAGGGGCCGCCATGAAGCCGGCGGTGGACGAGATGTTCCCTGAGGGAGCCGGCCCCTACGTGGACCTGGACGAG GCAGGGGGAAGCACGGGGCTGCTGATGGATCTGGCCGCCAACGAGAAAGCGGTGCACGCTGACTTCTTCAACG ATTTTGAAGATCTCTTTGATGACGATGACATCCAGTGA